A segment of the Streptomyces sp. NBC_01235 genome:
TCGACCAGATCATGGAGGACCAACTCACCAGGGCGGTAGAGCTCGCCCCGGACCTGGTCTCCTTCTGCGCGGGCGGCAACGACATCCTCCGGCCCGGAACCGACCCGGACGAGGTCGCCGAGCGCTTCGAGCGCGCGATCGCGTCCCTGACCGCCGCAGCCGGCACGGTCATGGTGACCACCGGCTTCGACACCCGTGGCGTCCCCGTGCTCAAGCACCTGCGCGGCAAGATCGCCACCTACAACGGGCATGTCCGTGCCATCGCCGACCGGTACGGCTGTCCGGTGCTCGACCTGTGGTCCCTGAAGTCCGTGCAGGACCGCAGGGCCTGGGACGGCGACCGGCTCCACCTCTCCCCGGAGGGGCACACACGCGTGGCGCTGCGCGCCGGGCAGGTCCTCGGCCTCCAGGTTCCGGCCGACCCGGAGCAGCCCTGGCCGCTGCTCCCACCGCGCGGCACTCTCGAGGTGCGGCGCGACGACGTCCACTGGGCGCGCGAGTACCTGGTGCCGTGGATCGGACGCCGGCTGCGCGGCGAGTCCTCCGGTGACCACGTGACCGCCAAGGGCACGCTGTCGCCGGACGACATCAGGATGCGGATCGCGGCCGTGGCCTGAGCAGGTGACCCCGGGGGAGCGCGGTCGGCCGTCGAGGCCGTACGGCAGGCCGCTCCACCAGTGAGGTGAGCGCACGGGAGTGGTGCGCGGGCGGGGGCCGGTACGGGTGCTGGGATGACCGCACCCGCATCCGCCCCCTCCGCACACCGTCCCCGCCCGACACCTCGAAGGACCGGACCCGCATGCCCCTTCCCCGTACGCCCGCCGCCGCGGCGCTCGTCGCCCTGCTCGCCCTGGGCGTCCCGGCACTCGCCGCGCCCACGGCCGCCGCGGCGCCCGCCCCACCCGCCGCGGCCGTCCGGCTCGCGCCGGTCAGCCCCGCCACCGTGACGGTGACCGGCGAGGGAGGCGCGAGCGCACCGCCCGACCTCGCGGTCGTCGGCGCCGGCGTCGAGGCCTCCGCCAAGACCTCGCAGGCCGCACTGGAGACCCAGAACAAGGCGGCCGCCGCGCTGCTGGGCGCCGTTCGCGCCCAGGGCGTCGCCGACCGGGACATCCGCACGGAGAGCGTCTTCCTCAATCCCGTCTACGACTACACGGGCAGCACCGCGCGGTTGAAGGGCTACCAGGCCGCGCAGTCCTTCTCCGTGAAGGTGCGCGAGGTGGCGAGGACCGGCGCGGTCCTCCAGGCCATCACCGACGTCACCGGCGACGCGGCCCGGATCAACTCCGTGGCCTTCGGCCTTTCCGATCCCGCCCCATTGAGGGCCCGCGCCCGCCAGGCCGCGCACGACGACGCCCGCACCAAGGCCGCGCAGTACGCCCGTCTCAGCGGCCGCCGGCTGGGCCGGCTCGTCTCGCTCAGCGAGGACGCGTCCAGCTCGCCGCGCCCCGTGCCGTCGGCCGGGGACACCCCCGGTGTCGGTACCGGCGCCGCGCCTGTCGCCCCCGGCGAGATCCGGGCGACGGCGACCGTGACCGTGGTGTACGAGCTGGACTGAGCGGGGACGGGCCGCCGGGCCCGGCCGGGTCGGGCGGGTGCCGGCCGCGGCCGCTCTCAGCGCTCCTGGGCGCTCAACGTCTCGGGGCCCAGCCCGAGTTCCCGGGCCAGCGCCTCGTCGACCCACTCCTGCGCGCGGGCCCGGGACACCGCGCCCGCATAGGACGTCAGCTGTACGGCGAGCCCGTCCAGCAGGGCCGTCAGCCGCAGGGCCGTGCCCGCCGGGTCCGGGCAGCGGAACTCGCCCGCGGCCACGCCCTCCGCGATCACCTCGGCGAGCGCGGCCTTCCACTCCTTGTCGAGGTCCCGGGCGACCTCCCGCAGCGCCGGCTCGCGCAACGACACCGCCCAGCCCTCGATCCACAGCCGCCAGCCCTTGGCCTGGCCCGTGGGCGCGTACCAGCGCACGGCCGACCGCAACCGACGCAGTGCCGTGCTCCGGCGGCCGACCAGCTTGCGCAGACGCGCCAAGTCGTCCTCGGCCGCGTAGGCGAACGCGTCGGCGACCAGCTTCTCCTTCGTCGAGAAGTGGTAGAGCACCAGCGCGTTGCTCACCCCGAGGGCCGCGGCGACGTCGGCGATCCTGACCGCCGCCACGCCCCGCGCCTCGATCTGTTCGATGGCGGCCCGCAGCAGTTCCTCACGCCGCTCGGCCACACTCAACCGGACCCTTGCCACGCCGTCACCCTAATCCGTCGGCGCGAGGCCCGCCGGACCGGCCGGTTTCGTCGGAGCGGGCCCGCACGGCACCGGGCGGTGGCGGCCGAACCGTTCCGCGATCACCGGAAGCCGCCGCGCGGCGATCGCGTGCGCGGCGGCCCGGGGCGTCGTCCCGTCCGCCTGCGCGCGAGCCAGCACGACTTCCACCAGGGCGCGCATCGAGCGGCGCGTGTACGCGAAGGCCTCGTCGGCGTCCGCGCCGATGTCGCCGAACAGCGTCCACCACCACCAGGCGTTGGTCCCGGAGTTGACGACGACGTCCGGCAGCACGCTCACCCCGCGCGCGTGCAGCAGCGCCTCCGCCTCCGGCAGGACGGGCATGTTCGCCGCCTCAGCGATCCACCGGGCGCCGATGAGCTCCTGCTCCTCGACCCCGATCGCGTACGACACCGCGGCCGGCACGAGCACCTCCGCGTCCGCCGACAGCCAGGCGTCGCCCGGCAGTTCGAGGTCCCCGGAGCGCAGCGCGGCCCGGTCCACGGTGCCGTGCGCGTCCCGCGCGGCCAGCAGCGCCTCGACGTCGAGACCGGCCGGGTTGGCGATCGTGCCCTTGATGTCGGCGACGGCCACGACCGTCAGCCCCGCGCGCGTGAGGAAACGCGCCGTGGCCCCGCCCATCGTGCCCAGCCCCTGGAGGGCGACCCGGGTCCCGGCGTACGCGACCCCGGCCCGGTCCAGGGCGGTCAGCACGGACTCGGCGACCCCCAAGCCGCCGACCAGCTCGTCCAGTCCGATGCCGTCCACCTCGACGGCGAAGGCGGCCGCGAGCCGCGCGCGGGCCGCGGCCTCGTCGTCGAGCAGCGGGTAGACCGCCTGCACGGACGACACCAGCCCCGCCTCGGCGGCCGCCCGGTCCACCAGGTCCTGGGTGAGGCCCAGGTCCTCGCCGGTGGTCCAGCAGCTCTCCACGTACGGGCGCACCGCGCGCAGGTACCGCACCAGCAGCCCGTACGCCTCCGGATCCCGGGGATCGCAGTCGATGCCGCCCTTGGCACCGCCCAGGGGGACATAGCGGGCCTCCGGGTCGTAGTGCAGGGCCTCCTTGAGGCTCATGCCGCGGGCGAGCCCGGCCACCTCCTCCAGGGTGCACCCCGGCCGCATCCGCAGCCCGCCGCTGCAGACGCCGCGCACGAGCCGGTCGACGACCAGGAAGCCCTGGCGGCCGGTGACGTGGTCGGTCCAGGTGAGCGACAGGAAGGGGGCGGTCATACGGGCTCCTCGACCGGCGCGGGCGGTGCCCGGGAAAACGACTGGTACTGAACTGTGAGTCAGTATCGGAAGGCCGTGGTAGCCGTGTCAAAAGCGGGTTCGCGGCCCGGTGCGACCAGGGCGGCC
Coding sequences within it:
- a CDS encoding SGNH/GDSL hydrolase family protein, coding for MIGSYVAVGDSFTEGVGDPGPDGAFVGWADRFAVLLADRRPEGDFNYTNLAVRGKLLDQIMEDQLTRAVELAPDLVSFCAGGNDILRPGTDPDEVAERFERAIASLTAAAGTVMVTTGFDTRGVPVLKHLRGKIATYNGHVRAIADRYGCPVLDLWSLKSVQDRRAWDGDRLHLSPEGHTRVALRAGQVLGLQVPADPEQPWPLLPPRGTLEVRRDDVHWAREYLVPWIGRRLRGESSGDHVTAKGTLSPDDIRMRIAAVA
- a CDS encoding Glu/Leu/Phe/Val dehydrogenase dimerization domain-containing protein, with translation MTAPFLSLTWTDHVTGRQGFLVVDRLVRGVCSGGLRMRPGCTLEEVAGLARGMSLKEALHYDPEARYVPLGGAKGGIDCDPRDPEAYGLLVRYLRAVRPYVESCWTTGEDLGLTQDLVDRAAAEAGLVSSVQAVYPLLDDEAAARARLAAAFAVEVDGIGLDELVGGLGVAESVLTALDRAGVAYAGTRVALQGLGTMGGATARFLTRAGLTVVAVADIKGTIANPAGLDVEALLAARDAHGTVDRAALRSGDLELPGDAWLSADAEVLVPAAVSYAIGVEEQELIGARWIAEAANMPVLPEAEALLHARGVSVLPDVVVNSGTNAWWWWTLFGDIGADADEAFAYTRRSMRALVEVVLARAQADGTTPRAAAHAIAARRLPVIAERFGRHRPVPCGPAPTKPAGPAGLAPTD
- a CDS encoding SIMPL domain-containing protein, which produces MPLPRTPAAAALVALLALGVPALAAPTAAAAPAPPAAAVRLAPVSPATVTVTGEGGASAPPDLAVVGAGVEASAKTSQAALETQNKAAAALLGAVRAQGVADRDIRTESVFLNPVYDYTGSTARLKGYQAAQSFSVKVREVARTGAVLQAITDVTGDAARINSVAFGLSDPAPLRARARQAAHDDARTKAAQYARLSGRRLGRLVSLSEDASSSPRPVPSAGDTPGVGTGAAPVAPGEIRATATVTVVYELD
- a CDS encoding TetR/AcrR family transcriptional regulator; translation: MARVRLSVAERREELLRAAIEQIEARGVAAVRIADVAAALGVSNALVLYHFSTKEKLVADAFAYAAEDDLARLRKLVGRRSTALRRLRSAVRWYAPTGQAKGWRLWIEGWAVSLREPALREVARDLDKEWKAALAEVIAEGVAAGEFRCPDPAGTALRLTALLDGLAVQLTSYAGAVSRARAQEWVDEALARELGLGPETLSAQER